From a region of the Thermosipho melanesiensis BI429 genome:
- the rpsJ gene encoding 30S ribosomal protein S10 produces the protein MPGQKIRIRLKAYDHKLLDESAKKIVEVVKQTNAKVSGPVPLPTERTLYVVLRSPLKHKDSREQFEKRVHKRMIDILEPSPKTIDALMKINLPAGVDVEINL, from the coding sequence ATGCCAGGACAGAAGATAAGAATAAGGTTGAAGGCATATGATCATAAATTATTAGATGAATCTGCAAAGAAAATTGTTGAAGTAGTAAAACAAACAAATGCAAAGGTATCCGGGCCAGTACCATTGCCAACTGAAAGAACGTTATACGTTGTGTTAAGGTCACCATTAAAACATAAAGATTCAAGAGAACAATTTGAAAAAAGAGTACACAAGAGAATGATAGATATTTTGGAACCATCACCAAAGACTATTGATGCGCTTATGAAAATAAATCTTCCTGCTGGAGTTGACGTTGAAATCAACTTGTGA
- the rpsL gene encoding 30S ribosomal protein S12 has protein sequence MPTINQLVRHGRKVIKEKSKSPALQGHPQKRGVCVRVSTMTPKKPNSALRKIARVRLSNGIEVTAYIPGIGHNLQEHSVVLVRGGRVKDLPGIRYKIIRGALDTDGVENRKQSRSKYGTKRPKK, from the coding sequence ATGCCTACAATTAATCAGTTGGTAAGGCATGGTAGAAAAGTAATAAAGGAAAAATCAAAATCTCCAGCGTTGCAAGGTCATCCACAAAAGAGAGGAGTTTGTGTTAGGGTTTCAACAATGACTCCAAAAAAGCCAAACTCAGCTTTGAGAAAAATTGCAAGGGTAAGATTAAGTAATGGGATAGAAGTGACTGCGTATATTCCAGGTATAGGTCATAATTTGCAAGAACACTCTGTTGTATTGGTTAGAGGTGGAAGGGTTAAGGACTTACCAGGTATTAGGTATAAAATAATAAGAGGAGCGTTGGACACAGATGGTGTTGAAAATAGAAAACAATCAAGAAGTAAGTATGGAACAAAGAGACCTAAGAAATAA
- the rplC gene encoding 50S ribosomal protein L3 — translation MKMIIGRKLGMTRVFVGDKVVPVTVIKAGPCFVVQKKTIETDGYNAVQLGFEEAKKVNKPMEGVFKKAGVNPLKVLKEFRVEDPDKFEVGQEIKVDIFSEGDKIDITGWSKGRGFAGAMKRWGFRGGPKSHGAKFHRELGSVGQHSEPARIFKGKKMPGQYGNERVTILNSEIVKIDVENNLIAVKGGVPGARGGLVLIKSAKRG, via the coding sequence ATGAAAATGATAATTGGAAGAAAATTAGGGATGACGCGAGTTTTTGTAGGAGATAAGGTTGTTCCTGTTACAGTTATAAAAGCTGGGCCATGCTTTGTAGTACAAAAAAAGACAATTGAAACAGATGGATATAATGCAGTACAATTAGGTTTTGAAGAGGCAAAAAAGGTAAATAAGCCTATGGAAGGTGTTTTTAAAAAGGCAGGAGTAAACCCTTTAAAGGTTTTAAAAGAATTTAGAGTAGAAGATCCAGACAAATTTGAAGTAGGCCAAGAAATAAAGGTTGATATTTTTTCAGAAGGTGATAAGATAGATATTACAGGATGGTCCAAAGGTAGAGGATTTGCCGGTGCAATGAAAAGATGGGGATTTAGAGGCGGGCCAAAGTCTCATGGTGCGAAATTCCATAGAGAATTAGGTTCGGTTGGTCAACATTCAGAACCTGCAAGAATTTTCAAAGGTAAAAAGATGCCGGGACAATACGGTAACGAACGTGTAACAATTTTAAACTCAGAAATTGTTAAAATAGATGTTGAAAATAATTTAATAGCGGTTAAAGGTGGCGTCCCAGGAGCGAGAGGCGGCCTTGTCCTCATTAAAAGCGCAAAAAGGGGATAA
- the rpsG gene encoding 30S ribosomal protein S7, whose translation MRRRRAEIRKVPPDPIYNDVLVSKLINRVMWDGKKSIAQKIVYKAMEILAEKTKKAPLEALHQAIENVRPIVEVRPRRVGGATYQVPIEVQEPRKTSLALRWIVEAARAKKGRPMAEKLGEELVNAFNNTGTAIKKKEDVHRMAEANRAFAHFRW comes from the coding sequence ATGAGAAGAAGAAGAGCGGAAATTAGAAAAGTTCCACCTGATCCAATTTATAATGATGTTTTGGTTTCAAAACTTATCAATAGAGTTATGTGGGATGGAAAGAAATCAATAGCACAAAAAATTGTATACAAAGCGATGGAAATATTGGCGGAAAAGACAAAAAAGGCTCCTTTAGAAGCTTTGCATCAAGCAATTGAGAATGTTAGGCCAATTGTAGAAGTAAGACCAAGGAGGGTTGGTGGGGCTACTTATCAAGTTCCAATTGAGGTACAAGAGCCAAGAAAAACTTCTTTGGCGTTAAGATGGATTGTTGAAGCTGCAAGAGCAAAAAAAGGCAGACCAATGGCAGAAAAACTTGGTGAGGAATTAGTCAATGCGTTTAACAATACAGGAACTGCTATTAAGAAAAAAGAAGATGTACACAGAATGGCCGAAGCTAACAGGGCATTTGCACATTTTAGATGGTAA
- the rplD gene encoding 50S ribosomal protein L4 yields the protein MAKVDLFNIKGENIGTVELKEEVFAIEPNQDVMWRYIDMQLTNSRAGTASTKTRGEVSGGGRKPWIQKHTGRARQGSIRAPHWRHGGVAHGPKPRVYFKRLNKKMKRLALKSALSLRLKENNLVVVDDIKFEKPRTKDLREVLKNLGLENQKVLIVLPKKESEYENVKISGRNIPGVKVLIADNPGVDRVNIDGLNVYDILNHDKLVLLQGTVQKIEEVLG from the coding sequence ATGGCAAAAGTTGATTTATTCAATATTAAAGGTGAAAACATCGGAACAGTTGAATTAAAAGAGGAAGTTTTTGCAATTGAGCCAAATCAAGATGTCATGTGGCGTTATATCGACATGCAACTTACAAATTCAAGAGCAGGAACTGCATCCACAAAGACACGTGGAGAAGTTTCTGGTGGTGGAAGAAAACCTTGGATTCAAAAGCACACAGGAAGAGCAAGGCAAGGTTCAATTAGAGCTCCTCATTGGAGACATGGTGGAGTTGCTCATGGTCCGAAACCAAGGGTATATTTTAAAAGATTAAACAAAAAAATGAAGAGACTTGCTTTAAAATCTGCATTGTCTTTAAGATTAAAAGAGAATAACTTAGTGGTGGTTGACGATATTAAATTTGAAAAGCCAAGAACAAAAGACTTGAGGGAAGTTTTGAAAAACTTGGGACTTGAAAATCAAAAAGTTTTAATAGTACTTCCAAAAAAAGAAAGTGAGTATGAGAATGTAAAAATTTCTGGACGAAATATTCCTGGTGTAAAAGTTTTGATTGCCGATAATCCAGGAGTAGATAGAGTAAATATTGATGGTTTAAACGTTTACGATATTTTAAACCATGATAAACTTGTGCTCCTCCAGGGTACCGTCCAGAAGATTGAGGAGGTGCTCGGATAA
- the gatA gene encoding Asp-tRNA(Asn)/Glu-tRNA(Gln) amidotransferase subunit GatA, which yields MNEFRKLTIKDVLKRKDEIYVKKSLETIKLIDDKINSFITINENANGIIPIAVKDNIVTKGLKTTCGSKLLENFVPSFDATVVKKLKKNNFAIVGKTNLDEFAMGTGTEFSAFFVTKNPWDNERVAGGSSGGSAAAVASGEVVAALGSDTGGSIRQPAAFCGVVGFKPTYGLVSRYGLVAFASSLDQIGPITKSSGDAAYIMNIISGKDENDSTTVEKNIDFESLLNENFSNISVAYPEEVFGEGIEEGIKIKFEEFIKFLEKKRIKVEKISFPELKYVVATYYIIAPAEVSSNLSRFDGIRYGNRIKSEGLLETYLKSRKQLGEEVIRRIMLGTFTLSAAYYDAYFEKAQKVRRLISNTINSFLEKYDFIISPTSPITAFKIGEVKDPLVYYMMDIFTIPANLAGLPAISIPFGFSNNLPVGMQIMGKRFDDAKVLGFANFIEKDVPIVFPWEAKK from the coding sequence TTGAACGAATTTAGAAAACTTACCATAAAAGATGTATTAAAACGCAAGGATGAAATTTACGTAAAAAAATCTCTAGAAACGATTAAACTCATTGATGATAAAATAAACTCTTTTATAACTATCAATGAAAATGCTAATGGCATTATTCCTATTGCCGTAAAAGATAACATCGTTACGAAAGGCCTAAAAACAACATGCGGGTCAAAACTTTTAGAAAATTTTGTCCCTTCTTTTGATGCAACTGTAGTAAAAAAGTTAAAGAAAAATAATTTTGCAATTGTTGGAAAAACAAATCTAGATGAGTTTGCAATGGGAACAGGCACGGAGTTTTCTGCATTCTTTGTCACAAAAAATCCCTGGGATAACGAAAGAGTTGCCGGGGGGAGTAGTGGGGGATCTGCGGCAGCTGTCGCTAGTGGAGAGGTAGTCGCTGCTCTCGGGAGTGATACGGGAGGTTCTATACGACAGCCTGCCGCATTTTGCGGTGTAGTTGGATTTAAACCAACCTATGGTTTAGTTTCAAGATATGGTCTTGTAGCATTTGCCTCTTCTTTAGACCAGATTGGTCCTATCACAAAATCATCAGGAGATGCCGCATACATTATGAATATAATTTCAGGCAAAGATGAAAACGACTCAACAACTGTTGAAAAGAATATAGACTTTGAAAGTTTATTAAACGAAAATTTCTCTAATATCTCTGTTGCTTACCCCGAAGAAGTTTTTGGTGAAGGTATAGAAGAAGGAATAAAAATAAAATTTGAAGAATTTATAAAATTCTTAGAAAAAAAGAGAATAAAAGTAGAAAAAATATCTTTTCCAGAATTAAAATATGTAGTTGCTACATACTATATAATAGCACCTGCTGAAGTAAGTTCAAATTTATCGCGTTTTGACGGTATTAGATATGGCAATAGAATAAAAAGCGAAGGACTTTTGGAAACTTATCTAAAAAGTAGGAAGCAACTTGGTGAAGAAGTAATAAGAAGAATTATGCTGGGAACATTTACTTTAAGTGCAGCATATTATGACGCATACTTTGAAAAAGCACAAAAAGTTCGAAGATTAATATCTAACACCATAAACAGTTTTCTCGAAAAATATGATTTCATAATTTCCCCAACTTCCCCAATCACCGCATTTAAAATTGGTGAAGTAAAAGACCCATTAGTGTATTATATGATGGACATTTTCACAATACCTGCAAATCTAGCAGGTCTTCCTGCGATAAGTATTCCATTTGGATTTTCAAACAATTTGCCAGTTGGAATGCAAATAATGGGTAAACGTTTTGATGATGCAAAGGTTTTGGGATTTGCAAACTTTATTGAAAAAGATGTACCAATTGTCTTTCCATGGGAGGCGAAAAAATGA
- the gatB gene encoding Asp-tRNA(Asn)/Glu-tRNA(Gln) amidotransferase subunit GatB: MRFKPVIGLEIHVQLNTKTKAFCSCPADVFELEPNNAICPVCTGQPGALPVPSKQMYEFGILLAAALNCKIHEFTRFDRKNYFYPDLPKGYQITQYFYPLATNGYLKLNGKKIRINRIHLEEDAGKLLHSSETITQAESTLVDMNRCGVPLAEIVTEPDIESPEEARKFLEKLRQILRYLGVSTGDMEKGALRCDANISVIDLENNVQSNKVEVKNMNSFKFVEKALEYEFNRIKKHLKKGENVVKETRGWDLASKKTISMRSKEEANDYRYFPEPDIPPVVIPKEEINKIIEKIPELPDEKINRFKIQYGLTDYEAGILTTSINLANYFEECVKETKNPKETSNWFLTELLKYISPEEVFENLKIKPKHFKELFDLISSGKITRNIAKEIFKEIFETGKNPEEIVKEKGIEVIGDESLIEDMLKKIMAENEDKVNAYKNGKKGLLGFFVGQIMKQTKGKADAKKANEIAKRLLGD; encoded by the coding sequence ATGAGATTTAAACCTGTCATTGGATTAGAAATTCACGTCCAACTTAATACTAAAACAAAAGCTTTTTGTTCTTGTCCTGCTGATGTTTTTGAACTTGAACCAAATAACGCAATATGTCCTGTTTGTACTGGACAACCTGGTGCATTACCAGTCCCTTCAAAACAAATGTATGAATTTGGTATTTTGCTTGCAGCCGCCTTAAATTGTAAAATACATGAATTTACAAGATTTGATAGAAAAAACTATTTTTATCCAGACCTTCCAAAGGGATATCAGATTACTCAATATTTTTATCCTCTCGCCACAAATGGCTATTTGAAGCTTAATGGAAAAAAAATCAGAATAAATAGAATACATCTTGAAGAAGATGCAGGGAAACTTCTCCATTCATCAGAAACGATAACTCAAGCGGAAAGCACATTAGTTGATATGAACAGATGTGGTGTTCCACTTGCAGAAATTGTTACAGAACCAGATATAGAATCTCCTGAAGAAGCTAGGAAATTCTTGGAAAAACTAAGACAAATATTAAGATATTTAGGTGTAAGTACCGGAGACATGGAAAAAGGAGCATTAAGATGTGATGCTAATATTTCAGTAATAGATTTGGAAAATAATGTCCAAAGCAACAAAGTCGAAGTAAAAAATATGAACTCATTCAAATTCGTTGAAAAAGCATTGGAATATGAATTTAATAGAATTAAAAAGCACCTTAAAAAAGGAGAAAATGTTGTAAAAGAAACAAGAGGATGGGATTTGGCATCAAAAAAGACAATTTCTATGAGAAGCAAAGAAGAAGCAAATGATTACAGATATTTTCCTGAACCTGATATTCCACCAGTTGTTATTCCAAAAGAAGAAATTAATAAAATTATTGAAAAAATACCGGAATTACCCGATGAAAAAATAAATAGATTTAAAATACAATATGGACTGACAGACTATGAAGCTGGAATTTTAACCACTTCCATAAATCTTGCAAACTATTTCGAAGAATGTGTAAAAGAAACGAAAAATCCAAAAGAAACCTCAAATTGGTTTCTAACAGAACTTTTAAAATATATCTCGCCTGAAGAGGTTTTTGAAAATTTAAAGATAAAACCAAAACATTTTAAAGAATTGTTTGATTTGATCTCTAGCGGAAAAATAACAAGAAATATTGCAAAGGAAATATTCAAAGAAATATTTGAAACTGGTAAAAATCCGGAAGAAATAGTAAAAGAAAAGGGAATAGAAGTAATAGGTGATGAATCTTTAATAGAAGATATGTTAAAGAAAATAATGGCGGAAAATGAAGATAAAGTTAATGCATATAAAAACGGAAAGAAGGGATTATTGGGATTTTTTGTTGGACAAATAATGAAACAAACAAAGGGAAAAGCAGATGCAAAAAAGGCAAACGAGATTGCCAAAAGATTGTTAGGAGACTGA
- the tuf gene encoding elongation factor Tu → MAKEKFVRSKPHLNVGTIGHIDHGKTTLTAAITKYLSLFGRADYTPYEQIDKAPEEKERGITINIAHIEYETEKRHYAHIDCPGHADYIKNMITGAAQMDGAILVVAATDGPMPQTREHVLLARQVNVPAMIVFINKTDMVDDEELVDLVEMEVRELLNKYEFPGDDLPVIRGSALKAVEASNDPNDEAYAPIKELLDTMDEYFPEPQRETDKPFLMPVEDVFSITGRGTVVTGRIERGVIRPGDEVEIVGMSYEVNKTVVTSVEMFRKILDEGLAGDNVGCLLRGIDKDEVERGQVLAKPGSITPHTTFKAQVYVLKKEEGGRHTPFQKGYKPQFFIRTADVTGELIEFPAGVEMVMPGDNVEMTIKLIYPVAIEEGMRFAIREGGRTVGAGVVTAIVE, encoded by the coding sequence ATGGCAAAAGAAAAGTTTGTGAGAAGTAAACCACACCTTAATGTTGGTACAATTGGACACATTGACCATGGTAAGACAACATTAACTGCAGCAATTACAAAGTATTTATCATTGTTTGGAAGAGCAGACTATACACCATATGAACAAATCGATAAAGCTCCAGAAGAAAAAGAGAGAGGAATTACAATTAACATTGCACACATTGAGTACGAAACAGAGAAGAGACACTATGCACACATTGATTGTCCAGGTCACGCAGACTATATTAAAAACATGATTACTGGTGCTGCACAAATGGATGGTGCAATTCTTGTCGTGGCAGCAACGGATGGACCAATGCCACAAACAAGAGAACACGTTCTTCTTGCAAGACAAGTTAATGTTCCTGCAATGATTGTTTTCATTAACAAAACAGATATGGTTGACGATGAAGAATTAGTCGACCTTGTTGAAATGGAAGTAAGAGAGCTTCTCAATAAATACGAATTCCCAGGTGATGATTTACCAGTTATAAGAGGTTCTGCACTAAAGGCTGTCGAAGCATCAAATGATCCTAACGATGAGGCGTATGCGCCAATTAAAGAACTTCTTGATACTATGGATGAATACTTCCCAGAACCACAAAGGGAAACAGATAAACCATTCTTAATGCCAGTTGAAGATGTATTTTCCATCACAGGTAGGGGAACGGTTGTTACGGGAAGAATTGAACGTGGTGTAATTAGACCAGGTGATGAAGTAGAAATTGTTGGAATGAGCTACGAAGTAAATAAAACAGTTGTAACAAGTGTTGAAATGTTTAGAAAGATTCTCGATGAAGGTCTTGCAGGTGACAATGTTGGTTGTTTGTTAAGAGGTATTGACAAAGATGAAGTAGAAAGAGGTCAAGTTCTTGCAAAACCAGGTTCTATAACACCACATACAACATTCAAAGCACAAGTTTACGTTTTGAAGAAAGAAGAAGGAGGAAGACATACTCCATTCCAAAAAGGTTACAAACCACAATTCTTTATTAGAACCGCAGATGTTACTGGTGAATTGATAGAATTCCCAGCAGGTGTTGAAATGGTTATGCCTGGAGATAACGTAGAAATGACAATTAAGCTTATTTACCCAGTAGCTATTGAAGAAGGAATGAGATTTGCTATTCGTGAAGGTGGAAGAACAGTTGGTGCAGGTGTCGTAACAGCAATTGTAGAGTAA
- the fusA gene encoding elongation factor G, protein MKEIQAIYVDLKKLRNIGIMAHIDAGKTTTTERILFYTGRKHNIGSVDDGTATMDWMVQEKERGITIVSAATTCMWKDHRINIIDTPGHVDFTIEVERALRVLDGAIAVFDAAAGVEPQSETVWRQADKYNVPRIAFMNKMDKIGADFDMAVKSMEKKLKANPIPVQMPMGAEDSFEGVIDLIEMKAIRWLDVEGTEMVYEEIPEKYLAKAEEMREDLLEKLAELDDEIMEMYLEGEEISNELIKKALREATLENKATPVFCGSAKMNRGVQPLLDGVLEYLPSPLDMPPVKGWNSDGEEIEVLPDENEPFTALAFKIQADPYVGKLTFFRVYSGRLEKGSYVYNSTKGKKERISRLIFMHADKREDVEYVRAGDIVAAIGLKDTKTGDTLCDEKRPVILEKMEFPEPVISIAIEPETKKDQDKLSKALTLLSDEDPSFRAYVDNETGETIISGMGELHLEIIVDRLKREFNTNVRVGQPQVAYRETIQVPAEAEGKYIRQSGGRGQYGHVVMRFEPIDLSKTFEFEDRIVGGVIPKEYIPAVEEGVREAAQSGYLSGYPMVGIKAILLDGSYHEVDSSEMAFKIAASMAFKEAVKKAQPVLLEPVMSVEITTPEEYMGNIIADLNSRRAHVESLDSRGHLRIIKALVPLSEMFGYATDLRSQSQGRATYTMVLAKYAKVPDKIAERIISK, encoded by the coding sequence ATGAAGGAGATACAAGCGATATATGTTGACTTGAAAAAATTAAGAAATATAGGTATTATGGCACATATAGATGCTGGTAAAACTACTACTACCGAAAGGATTCTTTTCTATACTGGTAGAAAGCATAATATTGGTAGTGTTGACGATGGTACAGCAACTATGGACTGGATGGTTCAGGAAAAAGAAAGAGGTATTACCATCGTATCAGCAGCTACTACATGTATGTGGAAAGACCATCGTATAAACATTATAGATACACCTGGACACGTTGATTTTACAATTGAGGTGGAGAGAGCTTTAAGAGTTTTGGATGGTGCTATTGCTGTTTTTGACGCAGCAGCTGGTGTTGAACCACAATCTGAAACTGTTTGGAGACAAGCAGATAAGTACAATGTTCCACGTATCGCTTTTATGAATAAAATGGATAAAATCGGTGCAGATTTTGATATGGCAGTAAAGTCCATGGAGAAAAAGTTAAAAGCAAATCCTATTCCCGTTCAAATGCCAATGGGAGCAGAAGATTCCTTCGAAGGTGTTATTGATTTAATAGAGATGAAAGCCATTAGATGGCTTGATGTAGAGGGAACAGAAATGGTTTACGAGGAAATACCAGAAAAGTATTTAGCAAAAGCGGAAGAAATGAGAGAGGATTTACTCGAAAAGTTAGCTGAACTTGATGATGAAATAATGGAAATGTACTTGGAAGGCGAGGAAATTTCAAATGAATTAATTAAAAAGGCATTAAGGGAGGCTACACTTGAGAACAAGGCTACCCCTGTTTTTTGTGGTTCTGCAAAGATGAATAGAGGTGTACAACCATTGTTAGATGGTGTTTTAGAATATTTACCATCACCTCTTGATATGCCACCTGTAAAAGGATGGAATAGCGATGGTGAGGAAATAGAAGTTCTTCCTGATGAAAATGAACCATTTACAGCACTTGCGTTTAAAATCCAAGCAGATCCTTATGTAGGAAAATTAACTTTCTTTAGAGTTTATAGTGGAAGGCTTGAGAAGGGGAGTTATGTATATAATTCTACAAAAGGTAAAAAAGAAAGGATTTCAAGACTTATATTTATGCACGCAGATAAGAGAGAAGATGTTGAATATGTTAGGGCAGGAGATATTGTTGCTGCAATTGGGTTAAAAGACACAAAAACAGGAGATACATTATGCGATGAGAAAAGGCCCGTTATTTTGGAAAAAATGGAATTTCCAGAACCAGTTATATCAATTGCTATTGAACCTGAAACAAAGAAAGATCAAGACAAATTGTCAAAAGCATTAACACTTTTAAGCGATGAAGATCCATCTTTTAGAGCATATGTTGATAATGAAACAGGAGAAACTATTATTTCAGGAATGGGAGAACTTCATCTTGAAATAATAGTAGATAGATTAAAGCGTGAATTTAACACAAATGTAAGAGTAGGGCAACCACAAGTTGCATACAGGGAGACTATTCAAGTTCCGGCTGAAGCAGAAGGAAAATATATTAGACAAAGCGGTGGAAGAGGTCAATATGGACATGTTGTTATGAGATTTGAACCTATAGATTTGAGTAAAACATTTGAGTTTGAAGATAGAATAGTTGGTGGTGTTATACCAAAAGAATATATTCCAGCTGTTGAAGAAGGTGTTAGAGAAGCAGCTCAAAGTGGGTATTTGTCTGGATATCCAATGGTTGGTATAAAGGCTATACTCCTTGATGGTTCTTATCACGAGGTTGATTCATCTGAAATGGCATTTAAAATTGCTGCGAGTATGGCTTTTAAAGAAGCAGTAAAAAAAGCTCAACCTGTGCTTTTAGAACCTGTAATGAGTGTGGAGATTACTACACCTGAGGAATATATGGGAAACATTATAGCGGATCTTAATTCGAGGCGTGCTCATGTGGAATCTTTGGACTCAAGAGGTCATTTGAGAATAATAAAAGCATTAGTACCGTTATCTGAAATGTTTGGGTATGCAACAGATTTGAGATCACAATCTCAAGGTAGGGCAACATACACCATGGTACTTGCAAAATATGCCAAGGTGCCTGATAAGATAGCAGAAAGGATAATCTCTAAATAA
- the rplW gene encoding 50S ribosomal protein L23, whose translation MKNHADIIIRPIISEKAYYAREDRKYVFEVAKDANKPQIKEAIEKLFNVKVEKVNVINVKPKPKRDLRRGAMARQGYTKSWKKAIVTLKEGYTIKELEGEH comes from the coding sequence ATGAAAAACCACGCAGATATTATTATAAGACCAATTATAAGTGAAAAAGCCTATTATGCAAGAGAAGATAGAAAATATGTTTTTGAAGTTGCAAAAGATGCTAATAAACCACAAATAAAGGAAGCAATAGAAAAATTATTTAACGTTAAAGTGGAAAAAGTTAATGTAATTAATGTAAAACCAAAGCCAAAAAGAGATTTAAGAAGAGGGGCAATGGCAAGACAAGGATATACAAAATCTTGGAAAAAAGCTATAGTAACACTTAAAGAAGGTTATACGATTAAAGAATTAGAAGGAGAACATTAA
- the hemW gene encoding radical SAM family heme chaperone HemW, producing the protein MEKYLSDLIGNLNKISLYIHIPFCKKKCYYCDFVSYTEGSVENYIEALITELKLYEKYLEKGIKTLYIGGGTPSYINEHYIEKLVMFLNKYLQLEEFTIEVNPDSFDSEKAYFYKSLGTNRISLGIQSLDDTVLKRAGRTHNSYQAYKAYEIAKGIFNNINVDFIIGLPGESWKSIEKIVDFIRLEHPKHISVYLLEIHEGTFLSKIMKKIPDESFERHDALLDFLKTEGYERYEISNFALNENYSKHNLVYWANREYIGVGLSAGGHFDNFRYNNVSDFKSYFLKLKNGKFPYGYQSKNTKEKEILETIFMMLRTKWGIDKKLVHINFEIENILNTLKRKFTFFDGTRLSEKGMDFSSMFFSELLMLWEEFYEI; encoded by the coding sequence ATGGAAAAATATCTTTCAGATTTAATTGGTAATTTAAACAAAATTTCATTATATATACACATACCTTTCTGCAAAAAAAAGTGTTATTATTGCGATTTTGTAAGTTATACAGAAGGTAGTGTAGAAAACTACATAGAAGCTTTAATAACTGAACTAAAACTATATGAAAAATATCTAGAAAAGGGCATAAAAACATTGTATATTGGTGGAGGAACACCAAGTTATATTAACGAACATTATATAGAGAAACTGGTAATGTTTTTAAATAAATACTTACAACTCGAGGAGTTTACAATAGAAGTAAATCCAGATTCTTTTGATAGCGAAAAAGCATATTTTTATAAAAGTTTAGGCACTAATAGAATTAGCTTGGGAATACAATCTCTTGATGATACAGTATTAAAGAGAGCTGGTAGAACACATAACAGCTATCAAGCATACAAAGCTTATGAAATTGCAAAAGGAATATTTAATAACATAAATGTAGATTTTATAATAGGACTACCCGGTGAATCTTGGAAAAGTATTGAAAAAATTGTTGATTTTATAAGGCTTGAACATCCAAAGCATATCTCTGTTTACCTACTCGAAATTCATGAAGGAACTTTTCTATCAAAAATTATGAAAAAAATACCAGATGAATCATTTGAAAGACATGATGCTTTATTAGACTTTTTAAAGACAGAAGGCTATGAAAGATATGAAATATCAAATTTCGCGCTAAACGAAAACTATAGCAAACACAATCTGGTTTACTGGGCAAATAGAGAATATATAGGTGTTGGCCTATCAGCAGGTGGACACTTTGATAATTTTAGATACAACAACGTTTCGGATTTCAAAAGTTACTTTTTAAAATTAAAAAATGGAAAATTTCCTTATGGATATCAGTCGAAAAATACAAAAGAAAAAGAAATACTTGAAACTATATTTATGATGCTCAGAACAAAATGGGGAATAGATAAAAAATTGGTGCATATTAACTTTGAAATTGAAAACATCTTAAATACTTTAAAAAGAAAATTTACATTTTTTGATGGTACCAGATTAAGCGAAAAAGGTATGGATTTTTCTTCAATGTTTTTTTCAGAGCTTTTAATGCTTTGGGAGGAATTTTATGAGATATAG